The following proteins are co-located in the Acidicapsa acidisoli genome:
- a CDS encoding response regulator transcription factor: protein MVAVVEDDESYRLAMQRFLKSAGFSVRSFQSAEDFLDSGCQQETGCLIADIRMPGMSGLDLQAKLNEDHCPIPIIFVTAHGDEKMRLQAMRGGAVKFLAKPFDGAILLEGVRAALGSES from the coding sequence ATGGTCGCGGTTGTCGAAGACGATGAATCGTACCGGCTCGCGATGCAACGGTTTCTGAAATCAGCTGGCTTCTCTGTACGGTCGTTCCAGTCCGCAGAAGACTTCCTGGACTCAGGCTGCCAGCAGGAGACGGGTTGTCTTATTGCCGATATCCGCATGCCCGGAATGTCGGGCTTGGATCTTCAGGCGAAGCTGAACGAAGATCATTGCCCGATCCCCATTATTTTTGTTACGGCACATGGAGACGAAAAAATGCGGTTGCAGGCGATGAGAGGGGGAGCAGTGAAATTCCTCGCCAAGCCATTTGACGGCGCAATCTTACTGGAGGGTGTTCGAGCGGCCTTGGGAAGCGAAAGCTAA
- a CDS encoding ATP-binding protein — MYRLQTLQSQAGNLGVAGITRAADGSVWVGIARPGKGGGLQHLINGTLKPFLAPKLNGETLTVTALLSDHQENLWVGTLHGVYKIRGKNVDLYGTAEGLSGDVVTKIFEDREGNIWVATSGGLDMFRDLRVKSISTREGLNEDAVESVAAARDGRVWVGTSRLQVIEPGGVSLNTEKAPPGNQVTGLFVDRAAHLWMGMDNKLFVREGGTFHQITKPNGSPLGMIFGIAEDSDRNIWVEAKGPPGTLVRIRGLKIQEMFSPPKTPFTGRIVADPQRGIWLGLWSGNLGRFRDGKVQTFRFGENPNFHFMAITAASDGSILGGTASGVVAWKDGKQQILSEKNGLPCNYVSGLITDDAGNLWLFAQCGLIEIPQHQMRQWWEHPESKLDLRVFDIFDGFRSGLGHFNTSAKTPDGRLWFANGSVLQVIDPAHVSQNIVPPPVKIHALVADHKEYPIDSGIKLPALTRDLEIDYTALSYAAPQKVLFRYMLDGRDSGFQEAGTRRQAFYNDLRPGHYRFHVIACNNDGVWNEVGASLGFSVLPAYYQTNWFRALWAAAFLALLWAVYQVRIRQLRSEEQKFREAVETMPALAFIARPDGQRTFVNSRWVEYTGLTEKQALGWGWQVAIHPNDLSRALTTWQESQASGNTLEYEARILRSADGDYRWFQTRAVPVRDKRGKIVKWYGVINDIEDRKRVEQLQANLAHVNRVSTMGELTASLAHEIKQPIGAAVTNAEACARFLDRDQPDVLEAREAALETVKDAGRAAHIIDRVRALYRKGSSQMDSVDVNELIGEMLLILRNDAHRHSVNIVTNVADGLPKVMADRVQLQQVLMNLMLNGIQAMEDAGGALTIKAQLRQDVQVQISVSDTGVGLPAHEADHIFDAFFTTKPEGSGMGLAISRSIIASHGGRVWASANSGKGATFHFTLPLAPDSLPR; from the coding sequence GTGTACCGTCTGCAGACGCTGCAATCCCAGGCGGGAAATCTCGGCGTGGCAGGGATAACACGCGCCGCCGATGGCTCTGTTTGGGTCGGGATCGCGCGGCCCGGAAAGGGTGGCGGCTTGCAGCACCTGATCAACGGTACTTTGAAGCCGTTTCTCGCTCCCAAATTGAATGGCGAGACTCTAACGGTGACCGCTCTGCTCAGCGATCATCAGGAAAACCTGTGGGTCGGAACATTGCATGGTGTTTACAAGATTCGCGGTAAAAATGTCGATCTCTACGGCACTGCCGAGGGTTTATCGGGTGACGTTGTAACCAAAATATTTGAGGATCGCGAGGGCAACATCTGGGTCGCGACATCGGGGGGCCTCGATATGTTTCGTGATCTTCGCGTGAAAAGTATTTCTACACGCGAAGGGCTAAACGAAGACGCAGTAGAATCGGTTGCCGCCGCGCGAGACGGTAGGGTGTGGGTAGGAACGAGCCGGCTGCAGGTCATCGAGCCCGGGGGAGTATCGTTAAATACTGAAAAGGCCCCGCCAGGAAATCAAGTTACGGGTCTTTTTGTAGATCGCGCCGCCCACCTATGGATGGGAATGGACAACAAGCTGTTCGTTCGCGAGGGAGGAACATTTCATCAAATCACGAAGCCTAATGGGAGTCCCCTCGGGATGATCTTTGGGATCGCCGAAGATTCGGATCGTAACATTTGGGTTGAGGCCAAGGGACCACCAGGCACACTCGTTCGGATTCGGGGCCTGAAGATCCAGGAAATGTTCTCTCCGCCGAAAACGCCATTCACCGGAAGGATCGTGGCCGACCCTCAGCGCGGAATCTGGTTAGGTCTGTGGTCGGGCAATTTGGGGCGCTTTCGCGACGGAAAGGTCCAGACCTTTCGTTTTGGCGAGAACCCAAACTTTCATTTTATGGCAATCACTGCTGCCTCCGACGGTTCCATCCTGGGCGGAACGGCCTCTGGCGTGGTTGCCTGGAAAGATGGAAAGCAGCAAATCCTTTCAGAAAAAAACGGCTTGCCTTGCAATTATGTCAGCGGACTGATTACGGACGATGCAGGCAACTTGTGGCTCTTCGCGCAATGCGGCCTCATCGAGATTCCTCAACATCAGATGCGACAGTGGTGGGAGCATCCAGAGAGCAAATTGGATCTGAGGGTGTTCGATATCTTCGACGGGTTCCGATCCGGTTTAGGTCACTTCAATACTAGTGCCAAAACGCCCGATGGACGACTCTGGTTTGCCAACGGCAGCGTGCTGCAAGTGATCGATCCGGCGCATGTGTCCCAGAATATTGTTCCGCCACCCGTCAAGATTCACGCTCTTGTTGCCGACCACAAGGAGTACCCGATAGATTCGGGAATCAAGCTCCCGGCGCTAACGCGCGATCTCGAAATTGACTATACAGCCCTGAGCTATGCCGCGCCGCAAAAGGTCTTATTTCGTTACATGCTTGATGGTCGAGATTCCGGCTTTCAGGAGGCAGGCACAAGGCGGCAGGCTTTTTATAATGACCTCCGACCCGGCCATTATCGTTTCCACGTAATCGCTTGTAACAACGATGGCGTCTGGAATGAGGTAGGAGCCTCTTTGGGTTTTTCAGTTCTTCCCGCCTATTACCAGACGAATTGGTTCCGAGCACTGTGGGCTGCGGCTTTCCTGGCGCTGCTCTGGGCGGTTTACCAAGTGCGGATTCGGCAACTGAGGAGCGAAGAACAAAAGTTTCGAGAAGCGGTTGAGACCATGCCTGCCCTGGCGTTCATTGCTCGGCCGGACGGTCAACGCACATTCGTAAACAGCCGCTGGGTCGAATATACAGGGCTGACAGAGAAACAGGCCTTAGGCTGGGGTTGGCAGGTTGCAATTCATCCCAACGATCTCAGCCGTGCTCTAACAACATGGCAGGAGTCTCAGGCCTCCGGTAATACATTGGAGTATGAGGCGCGAATACTTCGTAGCGCGGATGGAGATTACCGTTGGTTCCAGACCCGTGCCGTACCTGTGCGCGACAAACGAGGAAAGATCGTTAAATGGTACGGAGTAATAAATGACATTGAAGATCGCAAACGTGTCGAGCAGCTACAAGCGAACCTCGCTCATGTAAATCGCGTGAGCACAATGGGTGAACTCACCGCCTCGCTAGCACACGAAATCAAGCAGCCAATTGGCGCGGCGGTAACGAATGCTGAAGCGTGCGCGCGATTCCTTGATCGAGATCAGCCGGATGTCCTCGAGGCGCGCGAAGCTGCCTTGGAAACTGTTAAGGACGCCGGGCGTGCAGCCCACATCATTGACCGTGTCCGCGCGCTGTACAGGAAGGGCTCTTCACAAATGGATTCCGTTGATGTAAACGAACTCATCGGAGAGATGTTGCTTATCTTGCGCAACGATGCGCATCGCCATTCCGTAAATATCGTTACGAACGTCGCCGACGGGCTCCCGAAGGTCATGGCAGATCGTGTGCAGCTCCAGCAAGTACTAATGAACCTTATGCTCAATGGCATCCAAGCGATGGAGGACGCAGGCGGAGCACTTACGATTAAGGCGCAACTTCGGCAGGACGTCCAAGTCCAGATTTCGGTCAGCGATACAGGTGTCGGATTGCCCGCCCATGAAGCAGACCACATTTTTGATGCATTCTTTACCACGAAACCAGAAGGCAGTGGCATGGGGCTGGCGATCAGTCGTTCGATTATTGCGTCGCACGGAGGACGTGTGTGGGCATCTGCCAACTCTGGGAAAGGAGCGACATTTCATTTCACTTTGCCGCTCGCACCAGACTCTCTGCCGCGTTGA
- a CDS encoding ATP-binding protein, which yields MFQDSRGQIWVSTNRDFGYLAHDRFVPISGFPGGIVDGIAEDGRGDLWVANQNEGLIHLSANRVVEEIPWTRLGHKENAKALTADAVRGGLWLGFYDGGVEHFADGKIQESYTAADGLRKGSVNSFRIEQDGTLWAATEGGLSRLKDGRFLTLGSKNGLPCDGVHWTVEGDDRSLWLYMQCGLIRIARPDVEGWTVALDKDDKRSIAFTAFDGSDGTPTFAAALWRYTPAVTKLLDGRIWFKAFEGVSVIDPHHLPFNKLPPPVHIEQVTADRKTYWQNWSGDASSSLLRLPPLVRDLTIDYTALSLVMPEKVHFRFKLEGQDRDWREVVNDREVQYSNLVPGKYRFRVTACNNSGVWNEAGAFLDLSVAPTFYQTNWFRALCVAAFLTLVWVLYRLRIQQVRHQERKLRDVVETMPTFAWTTLPDGSVDFVNRHWQEYTGLSTESTVGSGWQAAVHPQDLKRHAEKWRASVATDAPFENEVRYRRAADGQYRWFLTRAVPLRDARGKIVKWYGVSTDIEDRKRAEELQADLAHITRVNTMVELTASLAHDIKQPIGAAVTNAEACARLLDRDQPDVLEAREAALEMARDARRAAQIIDRVRSLYRKDSSHWDMVDVNEIVGEMVMLLRGESQRYGISVRTELAEELPTIKADRVQLQQVFMNLMLNAIEAMKETGGDLSIRSQQNEDGELLVSVTDNGVGLPAGRADEIFNAFFTTKSQGTGLGLAITRSIVESHGGRIWATANSERGTTFYFTLSSTVA from the coding sequence CTGTTTCAGGATAGCCGTGGGCAAATTTGGGTGTCCACGAATCGTGACTTTGGCTATCTGGCACACGACCGATTTGTTCCAATAAGCGGTTTCCCTGGCGGTATCGTGGACGGCATCGCGGAGGACGGCCGGGGCGACCTATGGGTCGCAAACCAAAATGAGGGGCTCATCCACCTATCTGCCAACAGAGTCGTGGAGGAAATTCCATGGACCCGCCTGGGACATAAAGAGAACGCAAAGGCCCTGACGGCAGACGCCGTGCGGGGCGGCCTGTGGCTGGGATTTTACGATGGAGGCGTTGAGCATTTCGCCGACGGTAAAATCCAAGAGTCGTATACAGCCGCCGACGGATTGCGCAAAGGCAGTGTAAACAGCTTTCGCATCGAGCAAGACGGCACATTGTGGGCCGCGACTGAGGGTGGCCTCAGCCGCTTGAAAGACGGCCGCTTTCTCACACTCGGCAGCAAGAACGGTTTGCCTTGTGACGGAGTGCACTGGACAGTCGAGGGCGATGACCGTTCCTTATGGCTGTATATGCAGTGTGGGCTGATTCGCATTGCACGTCCCGACGTAGAGGGTTGGACTGTTGCACTGGATAAGGATGACAAGCGAAGCATCGCATTCACAGCCTTTGATGGTTCCGACGGAACACCGACCTTCGCGGCGGCCCTCTGGCGCTACACGCCCGCAGTGACCAAGTTGTTGGATGGAAGGATCTGGTTCAAAGCTTTCGAAGGGGTCAGTGTCATTGATCCGCATCACCTTCCGTTCAACAAACTCCCGCCGCCGGTGCACATCGAGCAAGTCACCGCCGATCGGAAGACCTACTGGCAGAACTGGTCGGGCGACGCATCATCCTCGCTCCTGAGGCTGCCGCCGCTGGTGCGCGATCTCACAATTGATTACACGGCGCTGAGCCTGGTTATGCCGGAAAAGGTTCACTTCCGCTTCAAGCTGGAGGGACAAGATCGGGACTGGAGGGAGGTGGTCAACGACCGTGAGGTGCAATATTCGAACCTTGTGCCGGGCAAGTACCGCTTCCGCGTGACCGCCTGCAATAACAGCGGTGTATGGAACGAGGCCGGCGCATTCCTGGATCTTTCAGTCGCCCCGACGTTCTACCAAACGAACTGGTTCCGTGCTCTTTGCGTGGCCGCTTTCCTGACTTTGGTTTGGGTGCTGTATCGACTGCGTATCCAACAAGTACGGCACCAAGAAAGGAAGCTTCGGGATGTCGTTGAAACGATGCCGACGTTTGCCTGGACCACTCTGCCCGACGGCTCCGTGGACTTCGTCAATCGCCACTGGCAGGAATATACGGGGTTGTCCACCGAGAGTACAGTCGGCTCAGGTTGGCAAGCCGCTGTTCACCCCCAAGACTTAAAGCGCCACGCTGAAAAGTGGCGCGCCTCGGTGGCGACCGATGCGCCCTTCGAAAATGAGGTGCGCTATCGGCGGGCGGCGGATGGGCAATATCGTTGGTTCTTGACTCGTGCCGTGCCGCTGCGAGATGCGCGAGGCAAGATCGTCAAATGGTACGGAGTCTCGACCGACATCGAAGATCGCAAGCGCGCCGAAGAGCTACAGGCGGACCTCGCGCATATCACGCGCGTGAATACCATGGTGGAACTGACCGCCTCGCTTGCGCACGACATCAAGCAGCCAATTGGGGCGGCAGTAACAAATGCTGAAGCGTGTGCGCGACTACTTGATCGCGATCAGCCGGATGTGTTGGAGGCACGAGAAGCCGCTCTGGAAATGGCCAGAGACGCTAGGCGTGCAGCCCAAATCATCGACCGTGTCCGTTCGCTGTACCGAAAGGATTCTTCACACTGGGACATGGTCGACGTAAACGAAATCGTCGGCGAAATGGTCATGTTGCTACGAGGCGAGTCCCAACGGTATGGAATTTCGGTGCGCACGGAACTTGCAGAGGAACTTCCCACAATCAAGGCCGATCGTGTGCAACTGCAGCAAGTATTCATGAACCTCATGCTCAACGCAATTGAGGCAATGAAGGAAACCGGGGGCGACCTTAGCATCAGGTCGCAGCAGAATGAAGATGGTGAACTGCTGGTCTCAGTAACGGACAATGGCGTGGGATTGCCTGCCGGAAGAGCAGATGAGATCTTCAATGCATTTTTTACTACCAAGTCTCAGGGCACGGGTTTGGGACTGGCAATCACCCGTTCCATTGTGGAATCGCACGGTGGTCGCATCTGGGCCACTGCAAACTCTGAACGAGGGACAACGTTTTACTTTACGCTCTCCAGTACAGTCGCATGA
- a CDS encoding sigma-54 interaction domain-containing protein, producing the protein MASFKSIRSGDQEDRYRQFDQIIGRSAALEAVLEKVELVAPTTSTVLIQGETGTGKELIAKAIHNISPRYDRPFVKVNCAAIPLDLLESELFGHERGAFTGAISQKIGRFELADKGTLFLDEVGDIPLCLQPKLLRVLQEQEFERLGSTRTHRVDVRVVSATHRDLECMVRRSEFRGDLYYRLNVFPVQLPPLRARVDDIPALVSYFVDFYGRQIGKRVEQIPEETMLALRSYDWPGNVRELQNLIQRAVILSYDGVLQNPLPSNHLETVTVTSKSAALREVDRALILQALEAAGWMIGGPEGAAAKLGLKRTTLFYKMKKLGISRPAPTRRVGGAATALEPAESSSTL; encoded by the coding sequence GTGGCCAGCTTCAAATCAATTCGGTCCGGGGACCAGGAGGACAGATATCGCCAATTTGATCAAATCATCGGACGGAGTGCGGCTCTTGAAGCAGTTCTTGAGAAGGTTGAACTGGTCGCGCCTACCACCTCAACGGTATTGATTCAGGGCGAGACCGGCACCGGGAAGGAACTGATAGCGAAAGCGATCCACAATATCAGTCCGCGCTACGACCGTCCCTTTGTGAAGGTCAATTGTGCTGCCATTCCTTTAGATTTGCTGGAAAGCGAGCTCTTCGGTCATGAGCGAGGAGCGTTCACCGGGGCGATCTCGCAGAAAATCGGGCGCTTCGAACTGGCCGACAAGGGAACGCTTTTTCTGGACGAGGTTGGCGATATTCCGCTGTGCTTGCAACCCAAACTGCTGCGTGTTCTGCAAGAGCAAGAGTTTGAACGTCTGGGAAGTACTCGGACCCACCGTGTGGACGTGCGCGTGGTGTCCGCCACCCACAGAGATCTTGAGTGCATGGTTAGGCGCAGCGAATTTCGCGGCGATCTCTACTATCGTCTCAATGTGTTTCCGGTGCAACTGCCGCCATTGCGGGCACGCGTTGACGATATACCTGCTCTTGTCAGCTATTTCGTTGATTTCTATGGCCGCCAGATCGGGAAACGCGTTGAACAAATTCCTGAAGAAACCATGTTGGCATTGCGCTCATATGACTGGCCTGGCAATGTGCGCGAGTTGCAGAACCTGATTCAACGCGCGGTAATCCTTTCTTATGATGGCGTCCTACAGAATCCTCTACCGTCGAATCATCTCGAGACGGTAACTGTAACATCGAAGTCCGCAGCGCTAAGAGAGGTTGACCGAGCCCTGATTTTGCAGGCGCTAGAAGCGGCCGGCTGGATGATCGGCGGCCCGGAAGGGGCGGCAGCCAAACTAGGACTCAAGCGCACCACACTGTTTTACAAAATGAAAAAGCTTGGCATTTCTCGCCCCGCCCCTACCCGTCGGGTAGGAGGTGCGGCGACAGCGCTCGAACCCGCGGAGTCATCTTCCACACTGTAA
- a CDS encoding ligand-binding sensor domain-containing protein, whose amino-acid sequence MRRHAGLLATVSSIVLAWCACAFALDPSHDISQYAHTAWKAGARLTTGKINAVAQTPDGYLWRGTDFGLLRFDGVRAIPWRPPAGQQLPSNNVSSLLAARDGTLWIGTRKGPASWKDGRLKEYPELAVSYVVRILEDREGTIWISGADSLIGKVCWLRSGMADCQGENARLGSGAFGLYEDRQGNIWVGAVSGLWLWKPGPRKLYPLTGEMFGVEALGEDNEGALLVGWKGGIHRFNDGKIETYPLRGVGQFTATCILRDRDGGLWIGTRTEGLVHVHQGRTDVFTPSDGLSGATVQNIFEDREGSLWVATGSGLDRFRDFPVATFAAGQGLSRDLVSSVLADRDGSVWVATYGGLDRWRDGGIRPWAIAKGNSTDLIRLRCFRIAVGKFGCPRIVTLAIWHTTDLFQ is encoded by the coding sequence GTGCGGCGTCATGCGGGACTGCTGGCTACGGTGTCTTCTATTGTACTGGCGTGGTGCGCTTGCGCATTTGCGTTGGATCCGTCGCACGACATCAGCCAGTACGCGCATACGGCATGGAAGGCAGGCGCCCGTCTTACAACGGGCAAGATCAACGCGGTCGCTCAGACGCCTGATGGTTATCTATGGCGGGGCACAGATTTCGGCTTGCTCCGGTTCGATGGCGTGCGCGCGATTCCATGGCGGCCACCTGCCGGTCAGCAGCTGCCGTCTAACAATGTCTCTAGTCTATTGGCCGCTCGTGACGGGACCTTATGGATTGGTACGCGGAAAGGGCCCGCCAGTTGGAAGGACGGCAGACTAAAGGAGTATCCAGAGCTGGCGGTTTCGTACGTCGTCAGAATCCTGGAGGATCGCGAAGGTACGATATGGATCAGCGGAGCTGACTCTCTGATCGGTAAGGTCTGCTGGTTGCGCAGTGGCATGGCCGATTGTCAGGGAGAGAATGCACGGCTTGGCTCTGGAGCCTTCGGCCTCTATGAAGACCGTCAGGGTAATATCTGGGTGGGCGCGGTGAGCGGGCTGTGGCTGTGGAAACCCGGTCCTCGAAAATTGTACCCGTTGACGGGCGAAATGTTCGGCGTCGAAGCCCTGGGGGAAGACAACGAGGGCGCGCTCCTCGTCGGCTGGAAGGGCGGAATCCACCGGTTCAATGACGGCAAAATCGAAACGTATCCACTCCGCGGCGTTGGGCAATTCACTGCCACATGCATTCTACGAGACCGCGATGGTGGGCTGTGGATTGGCACACGAACAGAAGGCCTTGTGCATGTCCATCAAGGCAGGACAGATGTATTCACTCCGTCCGATGGCCTTTCCGGTGCCACCGTGCAGAATATTTTTGAGGATCGTGAAGGCAGCCTTTGGGTAGCCACGGGGAGCGGTCTGGACCGATTCCGCGATTTCCCGGTGGCGACGTTTGCTGCGGGTCAGGGTTTGTCAAGGGATCTCGTGAGCTCGGTTCTGGCAGATCGAGATGGAAGTGTCTGGGTGGCAACCTATGGTGGTCTAGACAGATGGCGGGACGGAGGAATCAGACCATGGGCAATCGCGAAGGGAAACTCAACGGACTTAATCCGACTTCGCTGTTTCAGGATAGCCGTGGGCAAATTTGGGTGTCCACGAATCGTGACTTTGGCTATCTGGCACACGACCGATTTGTTCCAATAA
- a CDS encoding PAS domain-containing protein, protein MSSLTKRGTGEGVYSSPQVAGRRYEAVLRLSESLSQCRDPEDLTAILSEELREFLPFLQFYIVVYRENSDEVEWAVVGREKSLIAGYANVPVQERPSWQAYKTQEPYYIHDWDTDERVPAQLKRGIADQGLNVGPLVFVPLTTPDRRLGALGMSGPAATVYTSEDVSFLQLIGRVVAFRISDSFNLRQAEAARLELERQNDRLQRTERELREVIETIPCMAWSATADGNAEFFNRRWLDYAGLTANQARGTGWTAALHPNDLNGLVDYWQRILASGRPGEFEARLRRFDGEYRWFLFRTTPSFDENGKVIKWYGTNIDIEERKRAEQDLRRSEAYLAEAQRLTQTGSCAIHGTSREILYWSEEMFRLFGFDPQLGLPRFEQWVQCIHPEDRDKFKLASDRTLLKNLDCDVEFRIVKPDGTVRHIHGIGHPVLSPDGELVQAVGTMVDITERIRAEEGLKRSETYLAQAQRVANMGSWVFDTIRMKPVHLSTEWHRLQDFDPKDGMPTWEQRLQRIYPADRVRYEGAFKRAIAEKSDLDEEFRILLPNSTVRYIRSLGHPVLDAFGEVIQMIGVIMDVTEGRRAEQEHERLRQELAHLSHLNRVSTIGELTASLAHEIKQPIGAAVTNAQACLRFLDGDQLNLIEAREAALEMASDAMRAAEIIDRVRSLYRKDSSHQEMVDVNELIQEMIVMLRDEANRHSITTRTDLGQGLPNLIADRVQLQQALMNLMLNGIEAMRDTTGELSVKSRLAENCQVLVSVTDAGVGLPTEKTDQIFNAFFTTKPHGTGLGLAITRSIIESHGGRVWATANSVRGTTFHFILPYGRLCTHDPRK, encoded by the coding sequence ATGTCATCTCTGACCAAACGCGGAACCGGCGAAGGCGTTTATTCTTCGCCTCAGGTCGCGGGGCGGCGCTATGAAGCGGTACTTCGCCTTAGTGAATCTCTTTCCCAATGTCGGGATCCCGAGGATCTCACTGCGATCCTCTCTGAAGAACTGCGTGAGTTCCTCCCGTTCTTACAGTTCTACATCGTCGTCTACAGGGAGAACTCCGACGAAGTCGAATGGGCTGTAGTAGGGCGAGAAAAGAGCCTCATCGCTGGATACGCGAATGTGCCAGTTCAGGAACGACCATCCTGGCAGGCGTACAAGACCCAGGAACCTTACTACATCCATGATTGGGACACCGACGAGAGAGTCCCCGCACAACTGAAAAGGGGAATTGCAGATCAAGGGCTAAACGTCGGCCCCCTGGTTTTTGTACCCCTGACCACGCCGGATCGCCGTTTGGGCGCGTTGGGCATGTCCGGACCTGCCGCAACCGTCTACACCAGTGAGGACGTCAGCTTTCTGCAACTGATTGGCCGTGTGGTCGCATTTAGGATTTCCGACAGCTTCAATCTCCGGCAAGCGGAGGCAGCACGCTTGGAGTTGGAGCGCCAGAATGATCGGTTGCAACGCACTGAACGAGAGCTGCGCGAAGTGATCGAAACGATCCCGTGTATGGCGTGGTCTGCCACGGCAGACGGGAACGCCGAATTCTTCAATCGGCGCTGGTTGGACTACGCCGGGCTCACGGCGAATCAGGCGCGGGGCACCGGCTGGACAGCTGCACTTCATCCGAACGACCTCAATGGGCTTGTTGATTACTGGCAGCGAATTTTAGCCTCTGGTCGGCCAGGTGAGTTCGAGGCACGGCTGCGCCGTTTCGACGGAGAATACCGTTGGTTTCTGTTCCGCACAACTCCAAGCTTCGACGAAAATGGAAAAGTCATCAAATGGTATGGCACAAACATCGATATAGAGGAGCGCAAACGGGCGGAGCAGGATCTCAGGCGCAGCGAAGCTTATCTCGCCGAAGCACAGAGGCTGACCCAAACGGGTAGTTGCGCCATTCACGGGACAAGCCGCGAGATCTTGTACTGGTCCGAGGAAATGTTCCGACTTTTCGGCTTCGATCCGCAACTGGGTCTACCAAGGTTTGAGCAATGGGTGCAGTGCATTCACCCCGAAGACCGCGACAAGTTCAAGCTGGCGAGCGATAGGACCCTGCTGAAGAATCTAGATTGCGACGTTGAATTTAGAATCGTGAAGCCCGATGGAACAGTTCGACACATTCATGGTATCGGCCATCCAGTTTTGAGTCCCGACGGTGAGCTTGTCCAGGCGGTTGGCACGATGGTCGACATCACGGAACGCATACGCGCTGAAGAAGGTTTAAAGCGGAGTGAAACATACCTGGCGCAAGCCCAACGAGTGGCCAACATGGGGAGCTGGGTTTTCGACACAATTCGAATGAAACCCGTGCATCTTTCAACGGAATGGCATCGCCTCCAAGACTTCGATCCTAAAGACGGTATGCCCACCTGGGAGCAAAGGCTGCAGCGGATTTATCCCGCGGATCGGGTCAGATATGAAGGGGCATTCAAGCGAGCAATAGCCGAGAAATCGGATTTGGACGAGGAGTTCCGAATTCTGCTTCCGAACTCGACCGTCAGATATATTCGTTCCCTCGGCCACCCTGTTTTGGACGCATTTGGCGAAGTAATACAAATGATTGGGGTGATAATGGACGTGACCGAAGGCAGGCGGGCTGAGCAAGAACACGAGAGATTACGGCAGGAACTCGCGCATCTGTCGCATCTGAACCGAGTCAGTACGATCGGGGAGTTGACGGCCTCATTGGCCCACGAAATCAAGCAACCAATTGGGGCGGCGGTTACAAATGCTCAAGCGTGCTTGCGATTTCTTGATGGGGACCAACTTAATCTAATCGAGGCACGCGAGGCTGCATTGGAGATGGCCAGCGACGCCATGCGTGCGGCCGAAATCATTGACCGTGTCCGTTCCCTCTACCGAAAGGATTCTTCACATCAGGAGATGGTTGACGTAAACGAACTGATTCAAGAGATGATTGTTATGCTGCGCGACGAGGCCAATCGGCATTCCATTACAACGCGCACCGATCTCGGCCAAGGGCTCCCCAATCTGATTGCCGATCGCGTGCAGTTGCAGCAGGCATTGATGAATCTCATGCTCAATGGGATTGAAGCGATGCGGGACACGACCGGCGAGCTGAGCGTCAAGTCGCGGCTGGCTGAGAATTGTCAAGTGTTGGTTTCCGTCACGGATGCCGGGGTAGGGCTGCCCACCGAAAAGACTGACCAGATCTTTAACGCGTTCTTTACCACCAAACCGCACGGCACCGGGCTGGGACTTGCGATCACACGTTCCATTATCGAGTCACATGGCGGCCGCGTGTGGGCCACCGCAAACTCGGTGCGAGGGACAACGTTTCACTTTATCCTGCCCTACGGAAGGCTGTGCACGCATGACCCCCGCAAATGA
- a CDS encoding response regulator transcription factor encodes MTPANDVTVFLIDDDARMRAALERLLKSVGLRSESFATPQDFLRHKLPDVASCLVLDVRLPGMSGLEVQRKLNERRVSLPIIFITGHGDIPMTVEAMKSGAVEFLTKPFRDQDLIDAIQQALKRDDELRQQQAEIAQLRERYAKLTARERDVMRLVVSGMLTKQIASTLALSEVTATVHRGHVMRKMHANSPAELGRIAEKLKLPTTT; translated from the coding sequence ATGACCCCCGCAAATGATGTCACAGTATTCCTTATTGATGATGACGCTCGTATGCGTGCGGCACTGGAGCGGCTCTTGAAGTCAGTCGGATTGCGCTCCGAATCGTTTGCAACGCCGCAAGACTTCCTCCGTCACAAACTTCCAGATGTCGCCAGTTGCCTCGTTTTGGATGTGCGGCTCCCTGGAATGAGCGGACTGGAGGTCCAACGCAAATTAAACGAGAGGAGAGTCAGCCTCCCTATCATCTTCATCACCGGTCACGGAGACATCCCCATGACCGTCGAAGCCATGAAATCGGGGGCGGTGGAGTTTCTGACAAAGCCTTTTCGGGATCAAGATCTCATCGATGCGATACAGCAGGCCCTGAAGCGTGACGATGAGTTGCGGCAACAACAGGCCGAGATTGCTCAATTGCGGGAACGCTACGCGAAGCTGACCGCACGTGAGCGCGACGTAATGCGTCTTGTTGTTTCCGGCATGCTTACGAAACAGATTGCCTCAACGCTCGCGTTGAGCGAGGTCACCGCGACCGTCCATCGAGGGCATGTAATGCGCAAGATGCACGCCAATTCTCCGGCCGAGTTAGGACGAATAGCAGAAAAACTTAAACTTCCTACAACGACCTAG